CAAGCACAGAGGAGGATATcagtttttcttaataaatttatTCACAAAAAGTGAGATTGTatagtcggggggggggggctgtacacaggggcggggctggggaccTTTGTACACGGGGCTGAGAGACAAGGGGACCTCCAGGTGGAAGGGTACtcctgaataaaaaaaataacggGAGCTACaaccaccctccctcctccccattaaaaagacacaaaaatagaCGTCTCTGAGGTAAGCGGGGAGCCTGGGGCCGAAGGGTCTTCAACAGGTTTCACAGGTGCCGGGGTCTGAAGGGCGTCACAGGCCCCGGGGCGGCTCCTGCGTCAGCTGGTAGAAGAGCACGTAGCCCTCACTGGAGGCCACCTGGTTCTCACTGACGGGGGAGAcgctgggaaggagggggaggacgCGGTCACTCGTGCCCACCAGGTGGGCCTCCCACCGCCCCCGGGAGGGGACCAGGGCCAGCCCCTCCTGGGCACTCCGCCCTCCCGGGGCTTCACAGCAGGGACGCGGGGGCTGTGCTCACCGAGAGTCATTGTAGACGTGCCAGCCGGTCTGGCACCGGCACAGGGCTGTGTAGTGGCCGTAGTGGACGCTGCCCGAGTGGTTGCAAAGGGCGTACAGCTGATACGTGGGGCTTCCTGCGGAGTCCGAGTCCCCCCGTTTCCAGTCACGGCTGCTGGCTCccactcttctccctccccccggGGCGCTCCCACGACCCTCCCCACCGGACTCACCGGCTTTGTCGCTGGCGAAGTCCCCTAGGCTCAGTCGCTGCAGCGGGAAGTCTACACCTACAGAACTTTTCTTGATGGAGCCTCGGGAGGTGGAAAATCGGTTAAGATCTAAGCCCTGGTTAAGGAGCATATGGAGGAGGCCGAGGGCCTTAGAGGGGACTGAGGTCTGGAACGCAGTCCACTCCCCTCCCGAGTGGTACCAGGAGCTTGTAGGGGAGGGCGGAGGGTTCCTAAGGGCAATTCGGTTCCCAGATATCCAGCCTCCGCAAAAGCGGGCAGTGAGAAAAAGAGTGGGTGGAAGAAACAGCACTTGAAGATTAGGATACGGAGCACGAGGATCCGGGGGAATCTCTGTACTGTCAACTTTTTGGTACTTCGTGTCTTCTGCCGACACCGGTCACACACCTGAATGAACATCAAACAGCCTAGGTTACGGTGCTCCTCCCCTCGAAGGGCTCTTCCAGCCCCGGGCACACACCCCCACCGCGTCCCCCGCAGCTCTGTGTCCTCCGGGCCCCCTTTGCCTACAAGCACAAGGGCTGACCCGGAACTCCAACACAAACCCAGACGTGTAAATGCTGTCCTGCAGACTAAGGCCGCATGCACCCCCTTTTATCCATATGGAGCCCCCAGAGCCCCCTCGCTGACTGCATCCCATCTGGGCCACACGTACGGGGGCGTTTTCCGACTCGAGCTCTTCTTCCTTGGTGAACAGGCTGAAACAGTCCCGCAGAGACACCTTGCCCCCAGCAAACCCCTTCTGGAGGGAAAGGGACATGAACGGAGGGTCAGCTCTGGATTTCCTTTTCCAGCTCTTCTCAACCAATCCCAGCTTCAGTTTTGCTCCAGAGACCCAGGGGGCTCCCTCCCACACTccaggggtgggcagggttgGGTCACGGAACCCATGTCTCATCCACCCCGGAATCCTCTGGAATCCCACCTTGGGGATGGGCAGGGACAGGTCACAAAAAACCTCGAAGGTCGTGGAGCGATACCCACAGGCCTGGCACTTCAGACAACTTTTCAACTGTCCCACAAACAGGTCTAGACAGAAGCGAAGACAAGAGAAAGTCACTGCAGGCAGCTGAGACACCTGCTTGgctgtctctccccaccctttaCCTGACCTGCCTTTTCCACACCACCACTTCTAGCAAGCCCTCAcaccttttccacatttttgcCCCCCAGCTGGTTCCCACATCCCTTGGTAGTATCATTTTCTTTCCCCCAAGCTGGCAGCCACCACCCCACACCCTGCTGCTGACTCTCCCTGCTGCTGTGCCCTGCTCCCTACCCACAATCTTGCTGTCCTCCCGCTCCAGGTAACGCTTCCACATCAGGTTGGCCCGGTCATCGTCACTgcaaggggaagggagatggggagcACTGTGAGACAGCAGGAACGCCGGGCACCCAAGCACCACCAAAtggtctgcagggccctgggccccacccacacCTCAGCTCCTCTAAATTTCAAGGCACAGTCACAGGAGTAGTGAATGCGTCAGACGACTTTCTGGGAAAGCCACAAtgggagggggaaaaaatagTGCGGACTAGGGAAGAACATGCTGTCTTCCTCCACTGGGCTCCAAACCTTTCATGTGCCTTCTTGTGGTAAACTAACTACCCCCTCCTCCCTCAACACGGTGACACCCCTGCACTGCCCTCTGCCTTCTGCTCTCTGCCCCTCGCTCTGCCCTGCTTCTCAGCCCACTCTCTAGCCCATGCCCGTCCCCGGACCCTCCGTCCTCAGACTCAATTGGCTCTGTTCCGTGAAGGAATAATGCTGCTGGTGAACTAccggggagaaggggagaggcgCACCCTCACCTCAGGTCGGGCTCCTCCAGCAGAGCCCCACCACGGCGCggtgcagagggagctgggcTGTTGGCCAGGATTGCTGGAGCCCGGCGGCCTCGTCGGTTGATTTCAAGGTGTAGCCGCTCCATGAGGAGCTTCAGAAACTCTTGAGCATCCTGCTGGCTACAGCCAGAGAGTATAGGCAAGGGACCCACCCCTCAGTCCACGGACGCCCTGCCCCGCCAGACACAGGTCCCCACTCCCTGGATGAAGAACACCTCAAGGCTCAGAAGGATGCTGCAGGGACCCTGCTTGGCCCTACCCCAGACATGGCCAGAGAGGCATCCCATACCCTCCAGCTCTCCCACCTGTAACCAGAGAAAGAGGGGACGTATTTCTGGAAGACAGCTCGGAATCGAGTAGGGTTCACAGCTTCACAGGAGTCGGGGTGCCACAGGGCACCAATCACATCCGCAAAGGCTAttagggtggggacagggaagggaaaggaaggttAGTGGCCGGAAGAGGTGAAGGAGAAGAGGCTCAGAGGTGGAAAACCACTTTACAAAGTTGGCACCGGGAAAGATGCAGTGCCAGACTTGAGGGCTGGGGCTTCCAGCACTGGCAGCTGGACCGGCAAGGAGCTGGGGAACGGAGGGCTTAGAAGTGGGGACAGGGGTTGCCGCCCCACCTTCAGTGAGCTCTTGGGCTCGGCCCCCTCCAGGCAcctcttgccggaagtcccttcGCAGACAGAAGTCCCGGAGAGGCCGGGTGCTGCTCAGACACTGCAGCACGGCGTTCAGGAAGCACTGGGGAGCAGCAGACACACCCCGTTACCCCTCCGGACCAGCGTCCGGGAAGCCTTGAAAGAGCTTCAGGGCTCAGCCTCCCCAGGCAGCAAGCTCCCACCCGCAGCACTGTTTCAAGGGCCTGACAGACAGGGAGGATGGGGCGGCGCTCACCGTGTTCCCCAGGTTTCGGAGGCCCACGTGCCCAGAGCCCAGGAGCAGCGTGTGATGAGCCTGGAAGGCCAGAGCACCGTCAGCAGCTTCCCACACTTCGCCCCaacactcccacctcccctctctggtGTCAGGGTCTCCGTACCTCACTGGCCATGAGCAGCAAGCCCATCACAGCTGAGTGTACCATGGACTCGGCCACGGCGGTCCCGCCTGCTCCCCACCTACTCCTCTGCCCAGCTAGCCGGCGCTGCAGCTCCTGGGGCAATTCCCCAAGCACTGGCATGGTTGcccagctgctccccacccccaccttgctgCCTCCaaggccccctcctgcccccgtgGCCCCTTCCTGCACACTTTCCCGATGGCTCCCAATGCAGTCAGCCTAGCACACTGGGCTCGGGAAATGGGCAACCACACTAGCTCAGATCTTCTGAGCCTGCCCCTCCTCAGCTCCAGAGATTAATTAGGCCTAGGCAGGGTCCTAGGAGGGAAGGCGTGGCAAGTGAaagggagggcctgggggcccAAAGGAGAATTCCAAATGGCTGGGTGAATTTGCTGGGGACTGTGGTGGCACACCAGGCTGGGGATTGACAGACAACCCCGAAAGGGTACTTAAGTAGGGGAGAGGATAGTCCAAAAGCTGTAATGAGAGGCTAAGAAAGGAACTTGGGAAAAGAGGAGAAGGACAAAAGCCATATGACGACAAGAAAGCTGGAGGAACGTTGGCACGGAAGGCCACGTGGGGTGGCAGGCAAGTCCTCACCATTTTGTCATTGGAGTAGAAAGGCTCGGAGGGCCGGGCAGATACCACGTGGAAGGTGCCATGGGAAGCAGGGGGCTCCGTCCGTATGCTGAGCAAGGTGGGAGGCCCAGGAAAGCCCCCGAGGCGGCGGAGAGAGGTGCTACGCCTCAAAGCGGGTGGCTCAGGCCTGAGTGCCAAGCGGCTCAGTGCAGCCCCGAGCTCTCCGGCGCCTCGGTGCCCTCCCAAGGCAATGCCCATGGGACGCAAGTCCCCACTGCTCACAGACTTGGAACGGGCTAGGTTGgtcctgggtgggggcagagccacAGCTGGGGGTGGTGAGCCAGGCAGGGGAACTCCATGATCTGCCCGAAGGGGGCCTCTGGGACGAGGGCCAGAGGTCCGTGCCCGCCCCAGCTCCATCTTCTTCAGCCGTTCCTCGGAGGGGCCTGGCCGGGGAGGCAGAGGCCTTAACATTGGGTTCGGCCCAGAGGCTGGGTTTCGGCGCTCCTTGCTGCGGGCCCGGGGGGCAAACGGCAGTTTGGATCCCACTCGGGGTTGGACATTGACAGGTGGCTCTCGGGCCCGGCCCAGGCGGTGCTCAGAGGCCTGGGGCATTGTGGACACCACAGGATGGACCTGGGAGAAGAGAGGGTCAGCATATGAGCATGGACGGAAGATAGGCTGCCATCCTAGCTGCTACATGCACTGAAGGCAGGAACCATGCCTATCCCATCAGTCACTGTATCCCCGGTACTTAGTGTAATGCTCGGCACAAAGTAAACACTTAGTATTCATTGACCAAATGAATGAGAGATAGCAGCAGCCCAGGGCTTTGACTAGATATCCTTCACCACCTTCCTGCAgaaaacagctttactgagaaGCCAGTGACAGCCCCAATCTCAGCTGTCCTTATCATCACTTGAACGCTGGAGACAAGGGCCGCATACCTGGGGAGTCCAGTGGGATGCGCCCTGAGTCCCTTAGGCCCTGTGGTCAGTGTGGGGGCAAAGACAGCAGCCAAGAAGACAGCATCCCACCCTCAACCCTGCTCCTCCGGACTGCAAAGGAAGCCGAATAAACGGGTGACTTGCGACTCCCTACCCCCGCTTGAGCTCCAACGTGGAGTCGGGGATCAGGGGCCGTGGCGAGCGGGAGGGAGGGCGGACACTCCCAGACCCGGATCTCTGCACCTCTCGCACAGCGGCTGGGCTGCGGCGGGTCCGCCCCCCTCGAGGGCAGAAAGGCCGAGGCCGCTGATTGGCTACGGAGTCAAGCGCTAATTCCCTGCGGCCCACGGACGCGGTCCCTCCACCCGGGTCTCCCAGGCCTGCCCGGCCCCTGTGCCTCCTCCTTGGTGTAGGGTGTCCTCCCGGGTCCCGGGGCAGTCTCCCCGCACCCCACGGCATAACGCCGCGGCCCGTACCTGCTCCCGGTGAGAGGCGGGGGAGCCCGGCCGGGGCCAGGCCCCAGCTCAGGcccgccccccactgcccccaggtAGCACCCCCGCGGGCCGGGCTGCAGCTTCAGCCGCAGCTGTCGCCCAGGTCTCTCCCGCCGCCGGGGCCGCCGCCATCTTTGTTGGTCCCGCCCGCCACCGGCCGCCGGCTTCAGCGTCCCTCACGGCGCCTGCGCAGCCGCACTTGGAACCCAGCTCTTGCTTCTTCGGCGCTTGCGCGACCCCGCCCCTCGGCTCCGCCGCCGACTCCATGGAAACGCAGCCAACTCGAGGATCTCCAGTTCCCGGCCCTACCTAGAACTGTCTTTGCACCGTTGCTGCCAACCAAGCCCATGAAGTATAGGGTCCCTTCACCCCATTCTGTGGCCTACAGGGATGTGAATCAGACAAATGTAGGGTAGCCTCCAGGCTGGCAGCGCAGATCCTTCCCAGGGAGCTGCAGGGCATCGGTTCAGAGCTGGGCCCTGCTGGAAGATCCCTGTAGACGGGGAACGCTGGCCCCGCCAAACCTCTTCTCAGGCACCTTGCACGTCAAAGCCTGAGGCTCCCCGTGGATAGACAAAGGAAGAGCTCAGCAGCAGGAAGAGCAGTGAAACCTTTTCCATTCATTCCCCAGCTCCTAACCAGAGCATCCTCCTCctggtccccgccccccacccccggtccgCCGCCAAACTAGTGCAGTTGTACAGGTGTCTTGGCCAGCTCACCCACGCAGTTGACAGCCACCAATGAGAAACACAGGCCACCAGAGGAAACAGATTTTATTGATGAATTACCTCcagaaaccaaaaacactatGTACCTACTCTCCGTCGCCCCCTATCCTGTCAGGACCTCTCTTGGGGAAGGGATATACACCGGTAATGGACTTCTGCTTTTCCAAAGCCCCGGGTTTTCCCCTCCCCGTGTAGTCTCAGAAGTTCAGTAGCAATACTGATTCCCgcgtcctcccacccccagtaaTGCCTGCTGCGGCTACTTAGTAACAATTGTGGGTGGAGGAGTGTGACGGGAAGCAGTTAGATGAGTAAGGAACACACAGGAAAACAGGAACATAGACTATCAAAGGTCCCTCTGTCCAGCCTCAGTGGCTTGATACTTCAGTTGCATTTCTCCTTATGCTGAATAACGCCTTTCTGAATCAGATCTGGGATCTCCACTGCCAGCCACGGACCCAGCTGCAATACAAGGAGACCCTGTGAGATTACTACCACCTAGGCAATGTGTCTTGTTCTGTCAGAAGCTCCTTCCTAGAGTCTAGAGGAACATGCCCATGGGAAACACTGTTGTTCCTTGTTTATTCTTGTTATACCGCTCAGGGCCtaaccttttttcc
This portion of the Phyllostomus discolor isolate MPI-MPIP mPhyDis1 chromosome 14, mPhyDis1.pri.v3, whole genome shotgun sequence genome encodes:
- the USP21 gene encoding ubiquitin carboxyl-terminal hydrolase 21, yielding MPQASEHRLGRAREPPVNVQPRVGSKLPFAPRARSKERRNPASGPNPMLRPLPPRPGPSEERLKKMELGRARTSGPRPRGPLRADHGVPLPGSPPPAVALPPPRTNLARSKSVSSGDLRPMGIALGGHRGAGELGAALSRLALRPEPPALRRSTSLRRLGGFPGPPTLLSIRTEPPASHGTFHVVSARPSEPFYSNDKMAHHTLLLGSGHVGLRNLGNTCFLNAVLQCLSSTRPLRDFCLRRDFRQEVPGGGRAQELTEAFADVIGALWHPDSCEAVNPTRFRAVFQKYVPSFSGYSQQDAQEFLKLLMERLHLEINRRGRRAPAILANSPAPSAPRRGGALLEEPDLSDDDRANLMWKRYLEREDSKIVDLFVGQLKSCLKCQACGYRSTTFEVFCDLSLPIPKKGFAGGKVSLRDCFSLFTKEEELESENAPVCDRCRQKTRSTKKLTVQRFPRILVLHLNRFSTSRGSIKKSSVGVDFPLQRLSLGDFASDKAGSPTYQLYALCNHSGSVHYGHYTALCRCQTGWHVYNDSRVSPVSENQVASSEGYVLFYQLTQEPPRGL